TAAATTATTGTCACTATTACAAAACGTGAGATCGTAAgaggtttaaaaaacaaaaaaatgagagTCCGCTTCTGCAGCTTGAGGCGGATTATTGTGGCATGGGTGCTCTCATAGGAACGCGGGGTGGGACACCGGGGGGCCTGGGGGGCATTGGAGGTCCTCTCTGGAAGCCaaaaggaggacgaggaggaaggccAGCGCCGTAGCCAGGtggaggcattggaggaggcccTCTCATACCTGGAGGCCCGGGGTGACCTGGGAAACAGAGCAAGAGGGTCATTACATGATAGATCTTTACTGTTGACTATTCGCTATCACTACAGCCAAAAGCTTACCACAGGAAACAATGTTTAACGTcctaaacaacaaacaaatgctgaggTTTGTCGTTAAGAGTCAATATCGTTTGAATATTCACAGGATAAAAGAAAATGGTTTGCCAGCCCTGCCAAAACTGGGCGAATACTTTTGGTGGACCACGTTGGGAGGCCTAGATGTGCCAGTGAATCACTGCTGTTCACACAACAACTTACTGGACACAAGTTTCAGGCACGCAGTATTCAAACTGACAAAACAAATTGAGGGAATTCTTTATACCAAAAACAGGTTTTACGCGAAATGCACAGGTTGCCAGTTCCACATCATTGCTGAATAATTTTCAATAATGATCCATTACATATTTTCAGCTTTTTGCCTCTCCAATCTAGGAAGCCAGATGCACTTAGTTTCTCCATCAAGTTTTCTCTTGAAAAATGCATGGTTTGATGTGGCGTCACATCCTCGCTTCATGTGGTATTCCCAAACCTATCCTAaactatttaaattaaatagaatAGCTTGTGAAATCCCTCAAATGATACTCGATGCATATCAGGCATCTGGCGACCCACCTCCTGGTCAGGCACAAACTCAAAAAGGGTGCCTGTAAACTGTTATAAACATCTTAGAAGTTAACTTCACGTAAGTGGGTGAGATGGATCTAATAGAATACTAAATCCAATCTGTGTCAAACTGTATGAAGTCCATTTTGAGGAAAGTCAAATGACGCAATATTGTGTCCCGTCCGATCTACAAAACATATTTTGATAGGACCAAATATTTTACCACAACCGTCTCATGACCGTTGCCTCTTTAGTATTTGAAGTAGAGCCAAATGGTGACGTGTTCAAAGACAACCCAGCAACACAATACGGCTCACCAATAGCAAACCTGCCCATAACAGCTCATTTGTCAATGTAGTCCTGGCAACATGGCTATGAGTCAATACTACTAATCATCTATTTTGATGCATAGCAAAGATGTAGAAGTATAGTTGAAGCATTTAATTTCTCCACAAATGACAGTATTTTTAAGATTAAGACACTTCAATTTTTCAACAAAGATTCAAGGAGATGCCACGGTGCTTACCCATGTGAGCTCCGTAGGGGGCTCTGGGCGGCATGCCCATAGGCGGGGGTGGGGGCATGCCAGGTGGTAGTGGTGCCCGTGATTGATTTGATCCCGGGGGCGTGGGAGGTGGAGGCACCATGCCAGGAGGACCGGGAGGGGGCATGGGAATCTGAGACATACCTGTGTAGGAGAAACAATAACGTCTCTAGGCATACTCCAGCAAGGATCTACTTTCCTAGTTTTTGAAAACCCATTCCAGTATTTGAGGACGAAAAGGTCTATTGCATACGTCAGTATATTTTTTCATTACTTCTCACTTGCAGCCAGGGTGGAAATATTTGAACCTTTAACGACTATTACCTGGATGCAGGTTGCCCGGAGGGAAGGGCGGTGGTCCGGGTGGAGGCCCACCGGCGCCGCCCTGTTGGTTTGAATTATGAGACATGGACATTGATGGCAGCATCGATCCAGGAGGAGGAATAGGGGGGAAGCCTGGAGGTGGCATGCCTGCACAGAAAAAAGTTTAATTTACAACTTATTTCATATTCTTCTGATACACAATTAATTGGTTAAATACTAGTCGTCATCTTGGCTATTGTGTTAAAATGTTAGTATGGTGACATCAGCACCTCAAAGAAGGGACTCATTTGACAGACGTCATTCACTTTTAGTTAAAGACACACAAGATTAATTCAAAGTGATTTCATGCGCAACTACTCATGAAAGACGCATCTGTCGGAGAAGCACACCTACAGAGCTCGACTTCCATCTCGTCACGATGAGATCAGTCACCACAATCAACTACTCAATCCATCACAATTAATCAGAAGCATCCGATAGGGAATGACGGGCTAAAACCCAAGAAAATGCAACACCAGCTGTTACAGCTTTGGAAAAAATAAAGTCAGAAAATGCAGACGTATAATTAGACAAATCTGCTGCAGAAAGTGTCACAttcaaaaaatggttcagtCGCTAAGCCAACAGCGCCAATCGCCAGTTCTCTTGTGTATCAAGCGTTATAGATATGCACCACACTACATGATGTTGTTTCTGAGCAGATGACCAGAAATGATCATCTTATGCATTATTACTCATGGGATACTTCCTTATCTGCCGATAACGTGGTTGAAAATGTTCTGCATCGCACGGCGACAGTGTTAAATTAACTATTGAAAAGAGAACACACAATATGCTGCGCCAAAGTTTTTCAGTCATACCTTGCATGGTCATCCCACTTCCCATTGCAGTGAGAACCGGCGTCTGAGCAGTAACAGGAGGCGGAGCATCTGCAAACAGCTGATGAGGCCTGTCTGCCTGCGAAAGAGGGTTTTGTGCAGCCAGGAGGCGCTCTGCAGCAGAGCCGTGTCGTTCTCCTTTGGAGTCTTTCTTGAAGGCGTAGGACACTGTGATGGGCCTGTTACAGAGGTACTGGCCATTCATGGCCTCAATTGCTGCATCAGATGCGTCAAAACTTGCAAAATTGATAAAAGCATAACCCTTGGAGTTGCCCGTGTCTGGGTCTCGCATAATCTTTGGCGTCTGGAGGATCACGCCAAAGGCACTGAATGTGTCATAGAGCAGTTTCTCATCAATCTCTGGATCCAGATTACCAATGAAGATGTTTGCACCCACATCCAGGTTTTTGTTGTGCGCAGAGGCCTTATTAACTCGAATGGGTTTGCCATAGAGCTTTATCATATTCATGATTTTTATGGCATAGTCAGCAT
This portion of the Pseudoliparis swirei isolate HS2019 ecotype Mariana Trench unplaced genomic scaffold, NWPU_hadal_v1 hadal_196, whole genome shotgun sequence genome encodes:
- the sf3b4 gene encoding splicing factor 3B subunit 4 — translated: MAAGPISERNQDATVYVGGLDEKVSEPLLWELFLQAGPVVNTHMPKDRVTGQHQGYGFVEFLSEEDADYAIKIMNMIKLYGKPIRVNKASAHNKNLDVGANIFIGNLDPEIDEKLLYDTFSAFGVILQTPKIMRDPDTGNSKGYAFINFASFDASDAAIEAMNGQYLCNRPITVSYAFKKDSKGERHGSAAERLLAAQNPLSQADRPHQLFADAPPPVTAQTPVLTAMGSGMTMQGMPPPGFPPIPPPGSMLPSMSMSHNSNQQGGAGGPPPGPPPFPPGNLHPGMSQIPMPPPGPPGMVPPPPTPPGSNQSRAPLPPGMPPPPPMGMPPRAPYGAHMGHPGPPGMRGPPPMPPPGYGAGLPPRPPFGFQRGPPMPPRPPGVPPRVPMRAPMPQ